TGTTGGTATTCCTCTACACAAAGCTACTCTAAGCAATATCCCATCGAATTTTCCCTCAAGTCTTCTGGTGTGGCAATGCAAATAGCCATTGAAATAACCGGGATGCCTCAACCGATCAAGTCAGCTGGATGCACTGACCTCCCATCAGCATCGTTGATTGACGCTGATACGTTTGCCACATTTAATTGGGGGTGTGGGTGGGGTGGTTGAACCCCCTCCTTacaccacccaaccacccaccaccccccgCCGAGGTTGTTTATTGGCTGACAAGTGCTGCACATCCGGGCTGCGTTTGCGGAAATGAGCAAATGACTAATGACTGACCAGAGCCAACCGAACTCGAAGGCACCCGAGGCGGCGACGAGTGACCCTTGCTCACTCTGTTTTATCTGCTTTCCGTGCTCTGCTTTCTGTTTCTTGTTTACTGTGCGCTTCAATTAAAGCATCTTGCAGGAAATTGAACTTTTAGTCAAGTAGCTTGGTTGGTGGGTGGCCGAGTGGGTGGTGGTTGCCTCGAGTTGGAGACACGACTGCCTCATCAATCTGTTACGTACTTGACTTGTGGGTGGGTTCTTCGAGGGTCGTGGGTCGGCGGCTGTTCAGAGCTTGAAAAGCGTATCCGTATCCAGTTGTTGCATGTGCCTAAGTTActttttcctcctcctcctcactTGCCACTTGCCACTCGAGTTTTGATTACTGATCACTTCACTTGGCAATCACCGCCTGATTGCTTTCTATATCATAAAGAGCACTTTTTTCTGAAATCTCAACCAATCGATCCGGAGAGAGATAGTATTTCTATCTATTTGTGGTAACCATTTTTCGCGATTTCGCGATAGGCCGGCTAGTTGCTACGACATCACAATACGGATAAAGCCGAACCCAAAATTAACGGGGGCTACTCTACTCCAACGATGCTCACGCGCCAAATAACCAACGTGCACTGGCACATCCGTGCCACATTATGCGCATTTTATGGCACTTTTCGGCGACCTCGACACTCGCCTCGTTTTTTAGATCACACACGAAGGGCCAGCAACATGCAATACGGAAATTGTTGTCCTAGGCGCAACAGACCCAAAACCGAAGACCCCACGAAACCATATCATGCGAACATTCGCTTGAGAGAGTTTCAAGACCCGAAGAACCCCGATTGCCGGAGAATCTGAGCATGCGCCTGACCCAGAATTAATTTGCCACCTGGCAATGCCTGACTTTCAGGCGGAGTATTCAAAGAAATTCTAGACCGGACAGTGATTTGAATGGGGGCCCATCATCcgaggaagaagaagatggATGGCGGGGTGTTGTGGAGATTCAAGTTCAGGTTGCCCTTTGACCACAAAATACCGGCTGGTAGCTAATAAACTCCAGCAGCAGCCAAATTTGTTGTTCGAATTTATTGTGGAACATTCCTTCGAGGCAACCCGAAAAACTAAGACTGATAAATGGCCACGCACACTGGCAATTTGCAAGTTCCTGTCGGCCAGTTTAGAGCACTCAGCTAACCCCAAAAGTTTTATATGCCTCCCCGAGAAGAGCCAAGAGCTCCTTTGGCCTTTCTGTTTTTAATATACAATATTAGCCGGTAGTGatgtttcaattaatttttaaggtgCACCCCACAAACCAAGGAGCCCCGAGATGgttaaagatatatatataaaggaGGAGGTCTTTAAGATGCAGAAAGGGGAGGAGGGAGTGGCCAGAGCCGCATGCTAAGATATGATGGCAGATGCCAAGCAGGATGAATAAATGGCTTGGAtgcaaagtttaaatttttcatagtTGGGTGGCTCTCGGTTCGCTTCGGTTGGGCTTGCTTTTTTGGGAGGAAGGTGGGTTGTTCTGAATCCACCTCATCTTTGTCTTCTTGTGGTTTTCACTGGTCAAACTGGGGAGCAATTGGACTTTAAGCGGCGGCAGTAGATTATTGCATTTTGTAGCAATTTCGTTTTGGTTAGGAAgaacacttttaaaatataataataatatatttttgatgatttaactaattaatgaataaattataaattcataaatcaTTCCATTTAGCTATTAACACATCTTAACGCCTTCCTCGCAGAAGCCCGCTTCTGATTTTatgaattctaaaaatatttgaggTATATAACTAATTTGTACAAGTGGTTATTTCGCTATATAGATTAAACTTACTGGgaagtttaagttttttccGTCGGCACTTTTCATTTTCCAGGGCACAAGTGCTGGAGCCCTCGAAAAAGCATTTGCCATCATAGTTACAGGTCGGCAAAATGCAAGGCCCACACTTCTTTTTGCAATTCTGACCCCAGCCAAAACCAACTAACATAAAAGCTGATTCCAAGaatgaatataaataattcaaacaaGTCCAATGACTATTACTTACCCAGAAAAGCAATAACAAACAACTTCATATTCGAAGCAGCTGAGTAGAACTgtaatttttttcaacttttaataAGCACATTTAAAAAACCAATTGGTTAAggtgtaatttattttaaaggcgTAATATCTTGATTCAATAATCGGTTGCGAACAATTTTCCATGGTAGTTACTTATCCATCTATTTTTGACTGGTAGTGCACTGGATGTAATCATTGGAACACAACGTTTCGTTCGACTTGGATAGTGCTGTTTCAGGCAATATCCTATCCTCGTTTTAATAAACTCTATGGCATAtattagatttaatttaatattaaatgttcaGCTATTCGATGTTTCTATACTCACTTGGTTTATTATAGACTTTACGCAAGCACATCTCAACTTTAACCGTGCAATTGTTTTCTGCCTCAAAGTAACAGTGTTTATCAAAAGAGCACGTCATGTCGTACACATCTTTTGGGCAATTTTTAATGCAACGCAATGCCTTCTTATTGGCCAGAGTTATAGAAACTAATCCGAGATTGAAGgcgtaaaaaaaataatgtctaTTATTTATACCTTACCTAGAAATAGAACTAGGAATAGCCTCATGTTGAACGACTGAGATCTGTTAGAAAACTGCCAGGAATGTTTAAAAGTTGCGGCTATGACCGATCGATTCGATGAGCTTTGAAAATCGTAGTCTTacttcattttaaataattgtaaaatgcCTACATGACGGTTATTCAACCCATTGCGTTTATAATTCTGAAAAAATCGTTTTACCCTTTATAATAATCTCTATTTAACTCTTATCAATCTTCATCATCACCGGTTGTGGCGAATAGATTGTCATTGTAAATATTCATAAGTCCAATGTTATTTGGCAGCTGTATAGTTGGGTCCATGGGAATACAAGGACTTGCCGTCTTTGGATAGTGCTTTCTTATACAATATCCATCTCTTTTCTTAACAAATCCTTTTCAGAgagtaatatgttttaatataatattaactaAAGTATCATACTCACGCGGTGCATTGTAGGCCCTACGCAAGCATGTCTCCATCTCAAGAATACAATCG
The genomic region above belongs to Drosophila takahashii strain IR98-3 E-12201 chromosome 2L, DtakHiC1v2, whole genome shotgun sequence and contains:
- the Sfp35C gene encoding uncharacterized protein Sfp35C, whose translation is MKLFVIAFLAFMLVGFGWGQNCKKKCGPCILPTCNYDGKCFFEGSSTCALENEKCRRKKLKLPKFIKSEAGFCEEGVKMC